In Bacillus kexueae, a genomic segment contains:
- a CDS encoding NETI motif-containing protein encodes MSKKPNKRRFEVQENESIDECLTRMKEEGYFPIRRMEEPIFKEEIVDGVVEVVPFGRKIVFEGKLT; translated from the coding sequence ATGAGTAAAAAACCAAATAAGCGTAGGTTCGAAGTACAGGAGAACGAATCAATAGACGAGTGTTTGACACGGATGAAAGAGGAAGGATATTTCCCTATTAGAAGAATGGAAGAACCGATTTTTAAGGAAGAAATTGTAGACGGTGTCGTAGAAGTGGTACCATTCGGACGAAAAATTGTTTTCGAAGGGAAATTAACGTAA
- a CDS encoding ASCH domain-containing protein: protein MNKEALTYWEKYWEKQEQLKPEVPVSAWQFGANPDHLAQLVIDGIKTATCSGYIFYEMENEPLPTTGEYNIILNSQDEPVAIIRTTDVQILPMNEVPEEFAIAEGEGDRTYEYWYTSHKEFFTIELNKVGKTFSDDMLVVCERFELVDVKQKDEKMNNYTK from the coding sequence ATGAACAAAGAGGCACTTACGTATTGGGAAAAGTACTGGGAAAAGCAAGAGCAATTGAAGCCAGAAGTCCCTGTCAGCGCTTGGCAATTTGGCGCGAACCCAGATCATCTTGCTCAATTAGTGATAGATGGGATTAAGACCGCTACTTGCTCAGGCTATATTTTTTATGAGATGGAGAATGAACCTTTGCCTACAACAGGAGAATATAACATCATTTTAAACAGTCAAGATGAGCCTGTTGCCATTATTAGAACGACTGATGTACAAATCCTACCAATGAATGAGGTACCTGAAGAATTTGCCATTGCAGAAGGTGAAGGTGATCGTACTTATGAATATTGGTATACCTCACATAAAGAGTTTTTTACCATTGAATTGAACAAAGTCGGTAAAACATTTTCTGACGATATGCTAGTAGTTTGTGAACGTTTTGAGTTAGTTGATGTGAAACAGAAAGATGAGAAAATGAACAACTACACCAAATAA